The sequence TTTTGGTTATTAAGCACATATTCTTCTCAGGGTATTTCGGAAGAAGATGGGGATTTAGAGGGATTTTTCTCAATCTATGTGTGAGGTGTTGCTAAATAAATCATCTCTTTCTATAGATTGTGGATACCATGGGAAGACTGTTACGATATGGCTGCCGTTTCTGCAGTTTAGTATTTATTGGCTATTTTTCATCTTGTGTAACTGCAGGAGCTCAGGAAGCTGGGCGTTGTCCTGATTGTGAGAGCTTTAAAAAAGCTGTTCACCGCTCGGATCAATTACCTGAAAATATTCAAGAATCTGAAAATGGTTGTTATCTTACAGGGTATGTACAAGCCCTCGTAGATATGCATTTTTTAGATAGCTGTACTCAGGTTGTTGTCGAGAATAACGTTGCCTATCTCTTCTCCCTTCCTGTCGATACGGTACTTTCTAATGCGATTATAGAGTTTATTAAAGATCTCCCGTTTATCGCTTCTGTAGAAATTTGCACTAGATCCTATCAAGAGTGTTGCAAGAGTTATAGAGAAGATCGTCCTATATTACCTAAGCAGAAGGCTTTAGGAACGGAAATTGTCTGTGGTAAAGAAGGGGTATGGTTACCACAAAATACGATTCTCTTTGCACCGTTAATTGCAGATCCTCGCCAGGTAACAAATAGTGCGGGCATTCGTTTTAATGAGAAGGTTGTTGGGAACCGAGTAGGCTCTGCTATTTTTGGTGGGGACTTCATTTTGTTACGCCTTTTCGATGTTTCTCGTTTCCATGGGGATGTAGATATTGGCATTCAAGGCGGAGTTTTTTCCGTTTTCGATTTAGATCATCCGGATTCCTGCATGGTCAACTCTGACTTTTTCGTTGCAGGTTTGTTAGGATTTGCTGTGGATAAATGGAGTTTCCGTTTACGTCTTTGGCATCTTTCTTCGCATTTGGGAGATGAATTTCTTTTAACACATCCCGATTTCCCAAGATTTAACCTCAGTGATGAGGGCATCGATATTTTTGCTTCCTTGCACTATAACCCGCAGATACGCGTGTACGGGGGAGTAGGTTACATTATCAGTAGAGATTTAACTTTCCCAGAACGTCCTTTATATATAGAAGCAGGAGCAGAATTACGTCCTTTTGGATTGCGAGAGGGGAATTTACATGCTCAGCCGATTTTCGCTATGCATTTTCGCTTCTGGGAAGAACAGCATTTTGGAATTGATCAGACCTATATCCTAGGTATGGAGTGGTCAAAATTTCGAGATGTTGGCAGAAAAATCCGTGCATTTGTCGAATACCATCAAGGATTTTCTAAAGAGGGTCAGTTTGTGCGAGAGCCGTGTAATTATTACGGCTTTCGCTTAACCTATGGCTTCTAATCATACTTCTAAAAATCCGTCGGGATAAGGAGGATGTTCGGGGCCTATAGGTAACGTGTTCGTGATATATCTTTGGAAAATTTCTATACCAGCTTGAGGGGAAGAAATACAAAATACGCAATTGCTTACCCATTCAGAACCGCGGTTGGTTCCAGTTTTGCAATTGGTTTGGTAGATGGGGGTTACTTTCTCTCTCCAATACGCAGCAGGACCAATTAAAAATATAGGAACAGGAGGTTTTTTCCCTGTTTTTATACTGATAAGCTCGAGACAAAATTCAAAATCTGTTCCCATGCCTCCAGTGACAAATAAAGCCAGATCTACATGGAAGTGCTCTTGACGTTGAATTAACGAGGAGAGCCTGTAGGTCATTTTCGCTTGTATGTAGGGGTTCATCCCTTGGTTTTTCATTGGGGACTGCTCGAAATCGATAATGTTTCCACAAGAGAGAAGGTTGAGCTCTGTAGCAACCTCGTTACCTACGGCCATGGCTCCTGGTCCTCCTCCAGTCATGATGGCTAAGGGGGTATGGGGAGGAAATCCAGGAATAGGGAAGGTTTGAATAAGATTTTGAATTCCTTGCAATAATTCCTTGAGATCTTCTTTATACCCCTCTGAAATCATGCAAGAGCCGTGAATGCCAATAAAGTACGCAGAGCGAAATTCTTGGGTGCGTGTTATAGGCACGAACATTCCTGAATCTTTTCCACGGCGTTTTACGTATTGCAAAACGTGTTTAGAAACTTTGTCTACCCAGAACGTAGGAATTCCTGCAAAGTATAAGTCCATAAGTAAAGCGCGGTCATGCTCAGAAAAATACTCGCCATAATTGTATGAAGGTATTTGGAAATAGATGTGTTTTAGATAGTAGTTGACGTGATAGGAAAGCAACATACCTTTCAGACAAGAAGAAGGGAAATAACGAGAGAAAAGTACTCCTTCGCTGGTAATGTGTCCTGTTTCCATAGCTTGTAAGAAGGGGAAACAGGGTTGTTCTTCGATGTATTCTTGAAGGTTTTCGGGATAAGGATTTTTTTTGTCGTGTAGGGATTTGGCCGATCCTATCAACCAAGAGTTTTGTGATAATTCGAGGATTTCACTACCTTTGGAAATAAATGTGGCAGCTTTTTCTTGGGTACCTGGTGTTGTTTCAAAAATATTGAAAAGACATTGTTCGGACTCTAAAGAGGATTTTAGGAAATCTCGATAACAGAAGAAAGAGTGTTCTTTATAGGGTTCTATAGTGAAGAATTCTAAAGGAATCGTCTCCACGGGAACTGTGGAAGATCCATAAAATTCGTAAATATCTCCGGATTCTTGTGTGGTAGGCTCTAAAATATTCGCTGCGGTATGTTGTATTCCTTGGGGAAGGAGTGCGTCGACAACACGAGCAAATACCGTACGGATATGTAAAGGCTCTGTTTTTATAAGTAAAATATGATCACGAAGGGGCAGTTTTTCACGTTCTATTTTATGTTGGTACAGGGATAGGAAATTTCGTACTCTCATGTTAGGCTGGCCTAATGCTTTTCCTATTAAAGGAAGGAGGCCATAAATCTTATGATCATAGTGAATGACTCCGGGAAGAGTCGGTAGGGTCACGACAAGGCGGTCGTCAATAA is a genomic window of Chlamydia psittaci 6BC containing:
- a CDS encoding DUF1207 domain-containing protein, whose amino-acid sequence is MGRLLRYGCRFCSLVFIGYFSSCVTAGAQEAGRCPDCESFKKAVHRSDQLPENIQESENGCYLTGYVQALVDMHFLDSCTQVVVENNVAYLFSLPVDTVLSNAIIEFIKDLPFIASVEICTRSYQECCKSYREDRPILPKQKALGTEIVCGKEGVWLPQNTILFAPLIADPRQVTNSAGIRFNEKVVGNRVGSAIFGGDFILLRLFDVSRFHGDVDIGIQGGVFSVFDLDHPDSCMVNSDFFVAGLLGFAVDKWSFRLRLWHLSSHLGDEFLLTHPDFPRFNLSDEGIDIFASLHYNPQIRVYGGVGYIISRDLTFPERPLYIEAGAELRPFGLREGNLHAQPIFAMHFRFWEEQHFGIDQTYILGMEWSKFRDVGRKIRAFVEYHQGFSKEGQFVREPCNYYGFRLTYGF
- a CDS encoding LOG family protein; this translates as MYNLFHRNHDATSPDGYLTSPLHMLSPNTYEGEIEILNIPEYFLGFHLPQHCLHLNLKSSLAQLGVDAKIKEIELSKECSRARLLLQISSHDPVASVMLTLLEPGDYIAKLFAADDRRLVRSPQYLERMLKHTDKAGMPLLCFGKKLEHLISLDVIDDRLVVTLPTLPGVIHYDHKIYGLLPLIGKALGQPNMRVRNFLSLYQHKIEREKLPLRDHILLIKTEPLHIRTVFARVVDALLPQGIQHTAANILEPTTQESGDIYEFYGSSTVPVETIPLEFFTIEPYKEHSFFCYRDFLKSSLESEQCLFNIFETTPGTQEKAATFISKGSEILELSQNSWLIGSAKSLHDKKNPYPENLQEYIEEQPCFPFLQAMETGHITSEGVLFSRYFPSSCLKGMLLSYHVNYYLKHIYFQIPSYNYGEYFSEHDRALLMDLYFAGIPTFWVDKVSKHVLQYVKRRGKDSGMFVPITRTQEFRSAYFIGIHGSCMISEGYKEDLKELLQGIQNLIQTFPIPGFPPHTPLAIMTGGGPGAMAVGNEVATELNLLSCGNIIDFEQSPMKNQGMNPYIQAKMTYRLSSLIQRQEHFHVDLALFVTGGMGTDFEFCLELISIKTGKKPPVPIFLIGPAAYWREKVTPIYQTNCKTGTNRGSEWVSNCVFCISSPQAGIEIFQRYITNTLPIGPEHPPYPDGFLEV